A single window of Methylobacterium nodulans ORS 2060 DNA harbors:
- a CDS encoding LemA family protein: MRSKRVHDVGGARPWLSRVAGALALIGVAGGLSGCGAVNQVPLLEERAKSAWSEVQNQYQRRADLIPNLVETVKGYAQQEKDVLIGVTEARAKASSVKVDASTVSDPQKFKEYQDAQNQLSGALGRLLVTVERYPDLKSNQNFLALQSQLEGTENRIAVARRDYIAAVQSYNTEVRTIPGRWIAAWLYPDAKPMETFTATPESSRPPNVKF; this comes from the coding sequence ATGCGGTCGAAGCGCGTGCACGACGTCGGAGGCGCCCGCCCCTGGCTGTCGCGGGTCGCCGGGGCGCTGGCCCTGATCGGGGTGGCGGGCGGCCTCTCCGGCTGCGGCGCCGTCAACCAGGTGCCGCTCCTGGAGGAGCGGGCGAAATCCGCCTGGAGCGAGGTGCAGAACCAGTACCAGCGCCGCGCCGACCTCATCCCCAACCTCGTCGAGACCGTGAAGGGCTACGCCCAGCAGGAGAAGGACGTGCTGATCGGCGTCACGGAGGCGCGCGCCAAGGCCTCCAGCGTCAAGGTCGACGCCTCGACGGTCAGCGACCCGCAGAAGTTCAAGGAATACCAGGACGCCCAGAACCAGCTCTCGGGCGCCCTCGGGCGGCTCCTCGTCACGGTCGAGCGCTATCCCGACCTCAAGTCGAACCAGAACTTCCTCGCCCTGCAATCCCAGCTCGAAGGCACCGAGAACCGGATTGCGGTGGCGCGGCGCGACTACATCGCCGCCGTGCAGTCCTACAACACCGAGGTGCGCACGATCCCCGGCCGCTGGATCGCGGCGTGGCTCTATCCCGACGCCAAGCCGATGGAGACCTTCACGGCGACGCCCGAATCCTCGCGGCCGCCGAACGTGAAGTTCTGA
- a CDS encoding TPM domain-containing protein: MRAALRLCLPVLALVALAAASLAADLSFPALTGRVVDAAGLLTPQQRTELETKLKGYEDKTSDQVVVATVPSLQGTSVEDYANRLFRAWKLGQEKTNNGVLLLVAPAERKVRIEVGYGLEGALTDALSKVLIAGTIAPRFKAGDFAGGINAGVDGILSILAGDAQEWQRKPQVRSDEVAPEQVLLLVILFFLVLFVLWRMNRGGRRGGGIVILPGPGSGGWSGGYSGGSSGGFGGGFSGGGGSSGGGGASGDW, encoded by the coding sequence ATGCGGGCCGCCCTCCGGCTCTGCCTTCCCGTCCTGGCGCTCGTCGCCCTGGCGGCGGCTTCGCTCGCGGCCGATCTGTCCTTCCCCGCCCTGACCGGCCGGGTGGTCGACGCGGCCGGGCTGCTCACGCCGCAACAGCGGACCGAGCTCGAGACCAAGCTCAAGGGCTACGAGGACAAGACCTCGGACCAGGTGGTCGTGGCGACGGTGCCGAGTCTGCAGGGCACCAGCGTCGAGGATTATGCCAACCGCCTCTTCCGCGCCTGGAAGCTCGGCCAGGAGAAGACGAACAACGGGGTGCTCCTCCTGGTGGCGCCGGCCGAGCGCAAGGTGCGCATCGAGGTCGGCTACGGGCTCGAAGGCGCGCTCACGGATGCGCTGTCCAAGGTCCTGATTGCCGGCACCATCGCGCCGCGCTTCAAGGCCGGCGACTTTGCCGGCGGGATCAATGCCGGGGTGGACGGAATCCTCTCCATTCTGGCGGGCGATGCGCAGGAATGGCAGCGCAAGCCGCAGGTCCGCTCCGACGAGGTGGCTCCCGAGCAGGTCCTCCTCCTCGTCATCCTGTTCTTCCTGGTGCTCTTCGTGCTCTGGCGCATGAACCGCGGCGGGCGCCGGGGCGGCGGCATCGTCATCCTGCCCGGCCCCGGCTCGGGCGGCTGGAGCGGCGGCTATTCGGGCGGATCGTCGGGCGGCTTCGGAGGCGGGTTCTCGGGCGGCGGCGGCTCGTCGGGCGGGGGAGGGGCTTCCGGTGACTGGTAG
- a CDS encoding TPM domain-containing protein, giving the protein MTGRAADLLTRDACERIAAAVARAEAGTAGEIVVMVSARAGLYRSPVLAVALVGGLLAPWPLLLLTGWSTGLVLVAQAAVVALILGASLSEPLRLAFVPRSVRRARVREAAQFAFRSRGLTRTRGRTGLLLFLALAERHAEIVADEGILARIDAQIWADLLTDLAAALRRGEVEAGLVAAVARLGERLATALPAGPGDADELPNRVILDA; this is encoded by the coding sequence GTGACTGGTAGGGCGGCCGATCTCCTGACGCGCGATGCCTGCGAGCGGATCGCCGCGGCGGTGGCGCGGGCCGAGGCGGGCACGGCGGGCGAGATCGTCGTGATGGTGAGCGCGCGGGCCGGCCTCTATCGCTCCCCGGTGCTGGCCGTTGCCCTCGTCGGCGGGCTCCTCGCGCCCTGGCCGCTCCTCCTCCTCACAGGCTGGAGCACCGGCCTCGTCCTCGTCGCGCAGGCGGCCGTCGTGGCGCTGATCCTGGGGGCGAGCCTCTCCGAGCCGCTGCGCCTCGCTTTCGTCCCGCGGAGCGTGCGGCGGGCACGGGTGCGCGAGGCGGCGCAGTTCGCGTTCCGGTCGCGGGGCCTCACCCGCACCCGCGGGCGCACGGGACTCCTCCTGTTCCTCGCCCTCGCGGAGCGGCATGCCGAGATCGTCGCGGACGAGGGCATCCTGGCGCGCATCGACGCGCAGATCTGGGCCGACCTGCTCACCGACCTCGCCGCCGCCCTGCGCCGCGGCGAGGTCGAGGCGGGCCTCGTCGCCGCCGTGGCGCGCCTGGGCGAGCGGCTGGCAACCGCGCTCCCGGCGGGGCCGGGCGATGCCGACGAGCTGCCGAACCGGGTGATCCTCGACGCGTGA
- a CDS encoding RraA family protein produces the protein MPVTIEAAPADTLTAEEIARWRAVPVAVVVDLGQNLGQIDPAIRPLLPAGRQPRLFGRAVTALCEPPDFGAVLHALDLIGLGDVLVIAAGGHAETAMIGEIVGGQLRRRGGAGLVCDGAVRDVGTLAGWSDLPVFTRFVTPRGPASAERGAVNAPVVIGGALVTPGDLVIGDDDGLVALSPAMIRARIGDAEAKLAREAEWEASLAAGRSMRETFGLPAPRRTGEG, from the coding sequence ATGCCCGTCACCATAGAGGCCGCCCCGGCCGACACGCTCACGGCGGAGGAGATCGCACGCTGGCGTGCCGTGCCGGTGGCCGTCGTGGTCGATCTCGGGCAGAATCTCGGCCAGATCGACCCGGCCATCCGCCCGCTCCTGCCGGCCGGCCGGCAGCCCCGCCTGTTCGGGCGGGCCGTCACGGCCCTGTGCGAGCCGCCGGATTTCGGGGCGGTGCTCCACGCGCTGGACCTGATCGGGCTGGGCGACGTGCTGGTGATCGCGGCGGGCGGCCATGCCGAGACCGCGATGATCGGCGAGATCGTCGGCGGCCAGCTGCGGCGGCGCGGCGGCGCCGGCCTCGTCTGCGACGGCGCGGTGCGGGATGTCGGGACCCTGGCGGGCTGGTCCGACCTGCCCGTCTTCACCCGCTTCGTCACGCCGCGCGGCCCGGCCTCGGCCGAGCGGGGCGCCGTCAACGCCCCCGTCGTGATCGGCGGGGCGCTGGTGACGCCGGGCGACCTCGTGATCGGCGACGATGACGGGCTCGTCGCGCTCTCGCCCGCCATGATCCGGGCGCGGATCGGCGACGCGGAGGCGAAGCTCGCCCGCGAGGCCGAGTGGGAGGCGAGCCTCGCCGCCGGGCGCTCGATGCGCGAGACCTTCGGCCTGCCCGCGCCCCGGCGCACCGGCGAGGGGTGA
- a CDS encoding SCO family protein, with protein sequence MRIRRLRPCAAAPLALGALVAVSLAHEGRHDTGGSGPGREAAYAFPLAAPGTYRLPPIKRAAGGAVLDEAGRPHDLLRDVLQGRTTVLALIYTRCGDACPLATADMARLQDLAAQDRPLSRRMQLVTLSFDPEHDTPAVMHAFAQAWRSPDRDAPAWRFLTAPDRAALAPVLAAYGQRVDRKPEGTASGGPLNHLFRAFLIDADGQIRNIYSLDFFDPGLVLNDVRSLLLDAESRAGGAPAEARR encoded by the coding sequence ATGAGGATCCGCAGGCTCCGGCCCTGTGCCGCCGCGCCGCTGGCCCTGGGGGCCCTCGTGGCCGTGTCCCTCGCGCATGAGGGGAGGCATGACACCGGCGGATCGGGGCCCGGGCGGGAGGCCGCCTACGCGTTCCCGCTGGCGGCGCCCGGCACCTACCGCCTGCCGCCGATCAAGCGGGCCGCCGGCGGCGCCGTTCTCGACGAGGCGGGCCGCCCGCACGACCTGCTGCGGGATGTTCTGCAGGGGCGCACGACCGTGCTCGCGCTGATCTACACCCGCTGCGGCGATGCCTGTCCGCTGGCGACGGCGGACATGGCCCGGCTGCAGGACCTCGCGGCGCAGGACCGGCCCCTGTCGCGCCGGATGCAGCTCGTCACCCTGAGCTTCGACCCCGAGCACGACACGCCCGCGGTGATGCACGCCTTCGCGCAGGCGTGGCGGTCGCCCGATCGGGACGCGCCCGCATGGCGCTTCCTCACGGCACCCGACCGGGCGGCCCTCGCTCCCGTCCTCGCCGCCTACGGCCAGCGCGTCGATCGGAAGCCCGAGGGGACGGCGTCCGGCGGACCCCTGAACCACCTCTTCCGCGCCTTCCTCATCGATGCGGACGGGCAGATCCGCAACATCTACAGCCTCGACTTCTTCGACCCGGGACTCGTCCTCAACGATGTGCGAAGCCTGCTCCTCGACGCGGAGAGCCGCGCTGGAGGCGCACCGGCGGAGGCTCGCCGCTGA
- a CDS encoding selenium-binding protein SBP56-related protein, giving the protein MALHRLRPTRAAALRCGGAALALALAGPALADETCQSPYMAKITGEEDFVYVWTLGVEGLGDGSDKLVTVDVRKDSPTFGKPIHAAPVGGRHEAHHGGFTDDRRQFWAAGLSDSRIFIFDVATDPARPRLVRTIDDFVAKSGGVAGPHGAYALPGRMLIPGLSNKDGTGRTALVEYSNEGDYITTHWLPTDAAPGGARVEAVADGYGYDARVLPRRNVMLTSSFTGIENYMRPLGEVVRNPEAMKRFGQTMVLWDFHARQPRTVLHVPGAPLEIRWAWGPYHSYAFTSTALTSKIWLVREDEGGAWKAEAVADIGDPATLPVPVDISLSADDTTLFVDTFTDGTTRVFDVSDPRKPRQIYEKKIGAQLNMVSQSWDGKRIYYTSSLLANWDKTGPDNEQFLKAYTWDRKELTPRFSIDFTAEKLGRPHMMAFGAAALYTN; this is encoded by the coding sequence ATGGCACTGCACCGCCTTCGTCCGACCCGGGCTGCCGCGTTGCGCTGCGGCGGGGCTGCCCTCGCCCTCGCCCTCGCGGGGCCGGCCCTTGCCGACGAGACCTGCCAGTCGCCCTACATGGCGAAGATCACGGGCGAAGAGGACTTCGTCTATGTCTGGACGCTCGGAGTCGAGGGGCTGGGCGACGGCTCCGACAAGCTCGTCACCGTCGACGTCCGCAAGGATTCGCCGACTTTCGGCAAGCCGATCCATGCCGCTCCGGTCGGCGGCCGGCACGAGGCGCATCACGGCGGCTTCACCGACGACCGGCGGCAATTCTGGGCCGCGGGCCTGTCGGACAGCCGGATCTTCATCTTCGACGTCGCGACCGATCCGGCCAGGCCCAGGCTGGTCAGGACCATCGACGATTTCGTCGCGAAGAGCGGCGGCGTGGCCGGCCCGCACGGCGCCTATGCGCTGCCCGGCCGGATGCTGATCCCGGGCCTCTCGAACAAGGATGGCACCGGACGGACGGCCCTGGTCGAGTATTCCAACGAGGGCGATTACATCACCACCCATTGGCTGCCCACGGACGCGGCCCCCGGCGGCGCCCGGGTCGAGGCCGTGGCGGACGGCTACGGCTACGATGCCCGGGTGCTGCCGCGCCGGAACGTGATGCTCACCTCCTCCTTCACGGGCATCGAGAACTACATGCGGCCGCTCGGCGAGGTCGTGCGCAACCCCGAGGCGATGAAGCGGTTCGGCCAGACCATGGTGCTGTGGGATTTCCACGCCCGCCAGCCCCGGACGGTGCTCCATGTGCCGGGCGCGCCCCTGGAGATCCGCTGGGCCTGGGGCCCGTACCATTCCTACGCCTTCACCTCGACCGCGCTCACCTCGAAGATCTGGCTCGTGCGCGAGGACGAGGGCGGCGCCTGGAAGGCGGAGGCGGTCGCCGATATCGGGGATCCCGCCACGCTGCCGGTTCCGGTCGACATCAGTCTCTCGGCCGATGACACGACCCTGTTCGTCGACACCTTCACGGACGGCACCACCCGGGTCTTCGACGTCTCCGACCCGCGCAAGCCCAGGCAGATCTACGAGAAGAAGATCGGCGCGCAGCTCAACATGGTCTCGCAGAGCTGGGACGGGAAGCGGATCTACTACACGAGTTCGCTGCTGGCGAATTGGGACAAGACGGGTCCCGACAACGAGCAGTTCCTGAAAGCCTATACGTGGGACCGCAAGGAGCTGACGCCGCGCTTTTCGATCGACTTCACCGCCGAGAAGCTCGGGCGGCCGCACATGATGGCGTTCGGTGCGGCGGCGCTCTACACGAACTGA
- a CDS encoding acetamidase/formamidase family protein, which yields MPTHHEIPATPDAMVLGCFDAARPPVLTVESGDTVTLHSFPAGGRDSLHPDPARHPADYLAALDALSPGHGPHFVTGPVHVRGALPADVLQVDILALKLRQDWGFVAIRPLLGTLPDEFTDYETIYPDIDAERGVATLPWGTELPLDPFFGIIATAPPRAWGRVGSPVPRAFGGNMDNKELKVGTTLYLPVFTAGAGFYAGDGHAVQGDGEVCVTALETGLTGTFRLTLRRDLGYTWPFAETPTDLVSIGLHESLDEAMRQAVREMVRHVCERTGLTRNHAYMLCSLAGNLRITQTVDGNKGVHMLMPKSALPKAG from the coding sequence ATGCCGACCCATCACGAGATCCCGGCCACGCCCGACGCCATGGTGCTGGGCTGTTTCGACGCCGCCCGCCCGCCCGTGCTCACGGTGGAGTCCGGCGACACGGTGACCCTGCATTCCTTCCCGGCGGGCGGCCGGGACTCCCTCCACCCCGACCCCGCCCGCCACCCGGCCGATTACCTCGCCGCCCTCGACGCCCTGTCGCCGGGCCACGGCCCGCACTTCGTCACCGGCCCGGTGCATGTGCGGGGTGCGCTCCCGGCCGACGTGCTGCAGGTCGACATCCTCGCCCTGAAGCTGCGCCAGGATTGGGGCTTCGTCGCCATCCGGCCGCTGCTCGGCACGCTCCCGGACGAGTTCACCGACTACGAGACCATCTATCCCGACATCGACGCGGAGCGCGGCGTGGCCACGCTGCCCTGGGGCACGGAACTGCCGCTCGATCCGTTCTTCGGCATCATCGCCACCGCGCCGCCCCGGGCCTGGGGCCGGGTCGGCTCGCCGGTGCCGCGGGCCTTCGGCGGCAACATGGACAACAAGGAATTAAAGGTCGGCACCACGCTCTATCTGCCGGTCTTTACCGCGGGCGCGGGCTTCTACGCGGGCGACGGGCACGCGGTGCAGGGCGACGGCGAGGTCTGCGTCACGGCCCTGGAGACCGGCCTCACCGGCACCTTCCGGCTCACCCTGCGCAGGGATCTCGGCTACACGTGGCCCTTCGCCGAGACGCCCACCGACCTGGTGTCGATCGGCCTGCACGAGAGCCTGGACGAGGCGATGCGTCAGGCGGTGCGCGAGATGGTCAGGCATGTCTGCGAGCGAACCGGCCTGACGCGCAACCACGCCTACATGCTCTGCTCGCTCGCCGGGAACCTGCGCATCACCCAGACGGTGGACGGCAACAAGGGCGTGCACATGCTGATGCCCAAGAGTGCGCTGCCGAAGGCCGGGTAG
- a CDS encoding NTP/NDP exchange transporter: MSAEAGSGLRRIGARVPAWLRRLIDVRPEEVPALGWSWLYIFAILSSYYVMRPIRDQMGLAGGLENLPWLFTATLVGMLALNLPFGWLVRTLPRARFVPLTYRFFALNILVFAAAIAVSEGERAVWIGRVFFVWLSIFNLFVVSIFWATIVDVFDTEQGKRLFGFIAAGATLGAITGSAFTAVLARDVATSVLLLGAAILLEVAVLSMRGLARLSDALRREPGAGTEAIGGSIVAGITRTLASPYLLNISLFLLLFSVTSTFLYFEQAAIAKRSFPDRGAQTAFFASVDLAVNLLTLGVQLFLTGRIVRRLGVGLTLALLPLVSMLGFGLLALAPTIAAVVVFGVLRRAGNFAVARPVREVLFTVLPREDRYKAKSFIDTVVYRLGDQVGAWSYALAGALGLGPTALPVLAVPLSALWLLNGLWLGRRQEALAKAREAREAPEADIRPPS; encoded by the coding sequence GTGAGCGCGGAGGCGGGCAGCGGCCTGCGGCGGATCGGCGCCCGGGTGCCGGCGTGGCTGCGGCGCCTGATCGACGTGCGGCCCGAGGAGGTGCCGGCCCTCGGCTGGTCCTGGCTCTACATCTTCGCGATCCTGTCGTCCTACTACGTGATGCGGCCGATCCGTGACCAGATGGGGCTCGCGGGCGGACTCGAGAACCTGCCCTGGCTGTTCACCGCGACGCTCGTCGGCATGCTGGCGCTCAACCTGCCCTTCGGCTGGCTCGTGCGCACCCTCCCGCGGGCCCGCTTCGTCCCCCTCACCTACCGCTTCTTCGCCCTCAACATCCTGGTCTTCGCCGCCGCGATCGCGGTCTCGGAGGGCGAGCGGGCGGTGTGGATCGGCCGCGTCTTCTTCGTCTGGCTGTCGATCTTCAACCTCTTCGTCGTCTCGATCTTCTGGGCGACGATCGTTGACGTGTTCGACACCGAGCAGGGCAAGCGCCTGTTCGGCTTCATCGCGGCGGGGGCGACGCTCGGCGCCATCACGGGCTCGGCCTTCACGGCGGTGCTCGCGCGCGACGTGGCGACCTCAGTGCTGCTCCTCGGTGCGGCCATCCTGCTCGAAGTCGCCGTCCTCAGCATGCGGGGGCTCGCCCGCCTGTCGGACGCGCTCCGGCGCGAGCCCGGGGCGGGCACGGAGGCGATCGGCGGCAGCATCGTGGCGGGCATCACCCGCACCCTCGCCTCCCCCTACCTCCTGAACATCAGCCTGTTCCTGCTGCTGTTCTCGGTCACCTCGACCTTCCTGTATTTCGAGCAGGCGGCGATCGCCAAGCGCAGCTTTCCGGACCGGGGGGCGCAGACCGCCTTCTTCGCCAGCGTCGACCTCGCCGTGAACCTGCTGACGCTCGGCGTGCAGCTCTTCCTCACGGGGCGCATCGTGCGCCGCCTCGGCGTCGGGCTGACGCTCGCGCTCCTGCCCCTCGTGAGCATGCTCGGCTTCGGGCTCCTGGCGCTCGCCCCCACCATCGCCGCCGTGGTGGTGTTCGGGGTGCTGCGCCGGGCCGGCAACTTCGCGGTCGCCCGCCCGGTGCGCGAGGTGCTGTTCACCGTCCTGCCGCGGGAGGACCGCTACAAGGCCAAGAGCTTCATCGACACCGTGGTCTACCGGCTCGGCGATCAGGTCGGCGCCTGGTCCTACGCGCTGGCGGGGGCGCTCGGCCTCGGCCCCACCGCGCTGCCGGTCCTCGCCGTGCCGCTCTCCGCCCTCTGGCTCCTCAACGGCCTCTGGCTCGGGCGCCGGCAGGAGGCGCTCGCGAAGGCGCGCGAGGCCCGGGAGGCGCCGGAGGCAGACATTCGGCCCCCCTCATAA
- a CDS encoding NADPH-dependent F420 reductase, whose protein sequence is MISDINGPGYWRSGPLTHLEFSTPSQRLGENPRTEPTVIGNDRWYAPSRRALLRLAAAGALAGALPARAQDHPDRAQKSPIGVIGAGNIGSTIGGLWVKAGHPVLFASRHPEDLAGLVREMGPLARAGTVAEALAFGEAVLLAVPYRAYPDLGRDYAAALSGKIVLDAGNATRARDGDLAAEAEAQGIGATSAKYLPGARIVRVFNAANYQVFQRNAHRSGGLMAVPLAGDDPKAVAVAEGLVRDAGFDPVVVGPLDAARRFAMGSPGFGLDVTAPEARRVFGLQP, encoded by the coding sequence ATGATCTCTGATATCAACGGCCCAGGCTACTGGCGCAGCGGGCCGTTGACCCATCTCGAATTTTCGACACCAAGCCAAAGGCTTGGCGAAAATCCGAGAACGGAACCAACAGTCATTGGAAATGACCGTTGGTATGCTCCGAGCCGCCGCGCGCTCCTGCGGCTCGCGGCGGCGGGCGCGCTTGCGGGCGCGCTCCCGGCCCGCGCCCAGGATCACCCCGATCGGGCGCAGAAGAGCCCGATCGGGGTGATCGGGGCCGGCAATATCGGCAGCACCATCGGGGGCCTCTGGGTCAAGGCCGGGCATCCGGTGCTGTTCGCCTCCCGCCATCCGGAGGATCTCGCCGGCCTCGTCAGGGAGATGGGGCCGCTCGCGCGCGCCGGCACCGTCGCGGAGGCGCTCGCCTTCGGCGAGGCGGTGCTGCTGGCCGTGCCCTACCGGGCCTATCCGGATCTCGGGCGCGACTATGCGGCGGCGCTGTCGGGCAAGATCGTTCTCGATGCCGGCAACGCCACCAGGGCCCGCGACGGGGATCTGGCGGCGGAGGCCGAGGCGCAGGGCATCGGCGCGACCTCCGCCAAGTACCTGCCGGGTGCCCGGATCGTGCGGGTGTTCAATGCCGCGAACTACCAGGTCTTCCAGCGCAACGCCCACCGCTCCGGCGGCCTGATGGCGGTGCCGCTCGCGGGCGACGACCCGAAGGCGGTCGCCGTCGCGGAGGGCCTCGTGCGCGATGCGGGCTTCGATCCGGTGGTGGTCGGGCCTCTCGATGCGGCGCGCCGCTTCGCGATGGGAAGCCCCGGCTTCGGCCTCGACGTCACGGCGCCCGAGGCCCGCAGGGTCTTCGGGCTCCAGCCGTGA
- a CDS encoding aldo/keto reductase: MMLNRRAVLAGAAAATLIPGQGRAETAPLRERPIPSSGERVPVIGIGTSRRYNVDPTSEAVAPLREAVRRFVDLGGRVIDTAPDYGRAEEVLGLILAEDDLRTKVFLCSKVAAQGREAGEAQIAQSFRRMRTDRIDLVAVHNLIDTDTQLAGLKALKEAGRIRYVGATTWVERQYDDLEALMRRERLDVIQVNYAVDARQAAERILPLARDRGIAVMINVPFGRERLFNLVRGRDLPAWAAEFDCASWPQFFLKYVLSHEAVTCPVPGMAQARYVEDNLGAARGRLPDAATRRKMEEFIDDL; this comes from the coding sequence ATGATGCTGAACCGCCGCGCAGTTCTCGCCGGAGCGGCGGCCGCGACCCTGATCCCCGGGCAGGGCCGCGCCGAGACCGCGCCGCTGCGCGAGCGGCCGATCCCCTCTTCGGGCGAGCGCGTGCCGGTGATCGGCATCGGCACCTCGCGGCGCTACAACGTCGATCCGACCTCCGAGGCGGTGGCCCCCTTGCGCGAGGCGGTCAGGCGCTTCGTGGACCTCGGCGGCCGGGTGATCGACACCGCACCCGATTACGGCCGGGCCGAGGAGGTGCTCGGCCTGATCCTGGCCGAGGATGACCTCCGGACGAAGGTCTTCCTGTGCAGCAAGGTGGCGGCGCAGGGGCGCGAGGCGGGCGAGGCGCAGATCGCCCAGTCCTTCCGCCGCATGCGCACGGACCGGATCGACCTCGTCGCGGTCCACAACCTCATCGACACGGACACGCAGCTGGCAGGGCTGAAGGCGCTCAAGGAGGCCGGGCGCATCCGCTATGTCGGCGCCACGACCTGGGTCGAGCGCCAGTACGACGACCTCGAAGCCCTGATGCGGCGCGAGCGCCTCGACGTGATCCAGGTGAACTACGCGGTCGACGCCCGGCAGGCGGCCGAGCGCATCCTGCCGCTCGCCCGCGACCGCGGCATCGCCGTGATGATCAACGTGCCGTTCGGGCGCGAGCGGCTGTTCAACCTGGTGCGCGGGCGGGATCTCCCGGCCTGGGCCGCCGAGTTCGACTGCGCCTCCTGGCCGCAATTCTTCCTGAAATACGTCCTCTCGCACGAGGCCGTGACCTGCCCGGTGCCCGGCATGGCGCAGGCCCGCTACGTCGAGGACAATCTCGGCGCTGCCCGCGGCCGCCTGCCCGACGCCGCGACCCGCCGCAAGATGGAGGAGTTCATCGATGATCTCTGA
- a CDS encoding SDR family NAD(P)-dependent oxidoreductase produces MNKPSAIVVGVGAEQGLGAALCRRFARAGHHVLVAGRTPARLETVVAGIAAAGGSAEAVVADATREEDVARLFARAAAPGEGIAPVDLVVFNAGNNRHVPFLELEAALIEEFWRVGCLAGFLVGREAARLMAPLGRGTILFTGASASLRGKPGFAHFAAAKAGLRMVAQSMAREFGPAGLHVAHVVIDGGIAGERLLSRLPDLARDRGEDGLLAIDAIAETYWQIHRQPRSAWTHETDLRPFKETF; encoded by the coding sequence ATGAACAAGCCGAGCGCCATCGTGGTGGGCGTGGGCGCCGAGCAGGGGCTCGGGGCCGCGCTGTGTCGCCGCTTCGCCCGCGCAGGCCATCACGTGCTGGTGGCGGGCCGCACGCCGGCCCGTCTCGAGACGGTCGTGGCCGGCATCGCGGCGGCGGGCGGCAGCGCCGAGGCCGTGGTCGCGGACGCGACCCGGGAGGAGGACGTGGCGCGCCTCTTCGCGCGAGCCGCGGCGCCGGGGGAGGGGATCGCGCCCGTCGATCTCGTGGTGTTCAACGCGGGCAACAACCGCCACGTCCCGTTCCTGGAGCTCGAAGCCGCGCTGATCGAAGAGTTCTGGCGCGTCGGCTGCCTGGCGGGCTTCCTCGTCGGCCGGGAGGCGGCCCGCCTCATGGCTCCGCTCGGGCGCGGCACGATCCTGTTCACCGGAGCCTCGGCGAGCCTGCGCGGCAAGCCGGGCTTCGCACATTTCGCCGCCGCCAAGGCGGGCTTGCGCATGGTGGCGCAGAGCATGGCCCGCGAGTTCGGGCCCGCGGGCCTGCACGTGGCCCATGTGGTGATCGACGGCGGCATCGCGGGGGAGCGGCTGCTGTCGCGTCTCCCCGACCTCGCGCGCGATCGGGGCGAGGACGGGCTGCTCGCCATCGACGCCATCGCCGAGACCTACTGGCAGATCCACCGCCAGCCCCGCTCGGCCTGGACTCACGAGACCGACCTGCGGCCGTTCAAGGAGACGTTCTAA
- a CDS encoding GntR family transcriptional regulator has product MASDKSFAVRPIVTNSSLRTLAYEALKSAITNMDIYSSDEEIRLDERKLSQDLGVSRTPVREALTVLEQEGFVRSEPRRGVFIVKKTKKEIIGMIHAWAGLESMAARLACSRASDADLRALRTTFPEFFLDAPAEHMTEYSDANIRFHQTIISLGRCEVIEGLASNLLIHVRGIRNIALTQGDRAKTSIQEHVRIIAALEDRDAPLAERLVRDHALGLAEHVDRYGDFLA; this is encoded by the coding sequence ATGGCAAGCGACAAAAGTTTCGCCGTGAGACCGATCGTGACGAATTCGAGCCTGCGCACTCTGGCGTACGAGGCTCTGAAATCGGCCATCACGAACATGGACATCTACAGCAGCGACGAGGAGATCCGCCTCGACGAGCGCAAGCTCTCGCAGGATCTCGGCGTCAGCCGCACGCCCGTCCGCGAGGCGCTGACCGTGCTGGAGCAGGAGGGCTTCGTCCGCTCCGAGCCGCGGCGCGGCGTCTTCATCGTCAAGAAGACGAAGAAGGAAATCATCGGGATGATCCATGCCTGGGCCGGGCTGGAGAGCATGGCGGCGCGCCTTGCCTGCAGCCGCGCCTCGGACGCGGATCTGCGCGCGCTGCGCACGACCTTCCCGGAGTTCTTCCTCGACGCTCCGGCCGAGCACATGACCGAGTATTCGGACGCCAACATCCGCTTCCACCAGACCATCATCTCGCTCGGGCGCTGCGAGGTGATCGAGGGGCTGGCGAGCAACCTCCTCATCCACGTGCGCGGCATCCGCAACATCGCGCTGACGCAGGGCGACCGGGCCAAGACCTCGATCCAGGAGCATGTCCGCATCATCGCGGCGCTCGAGGATCGCGACGCGCCGCTCGCCGAGCGCCTCGTGCGCGACCATGCTCTCGGCCTCGCCGAGCATGTGGACCGCTACGGCGATTTCCTGGCCTGA